In one window of Nicotiana tabacum cultivar K326 chromosome 12, ASM71507v2, whole genome shotgun sequence DNA:
- the LOC107778128 gene encoding disease resistance protein Pik-1-like isoform X2 — MKLKYLAKCWGNKSQDSRSKVLSIAAKIPEVEKVAIEGEEKNELMAIGEEIDAVELVTILRKKVGFADIVSIGPVDGEKKEGDNKEEKQKGGDDNKGEEVANSIFPLVYGSGLIPPFQIWEVRDPYCSIL; from the exons ATGAAG CTAAAGTACCTTGCCAAATGTTGGGGGAACAAATCTCAAGATTCTAGATCCAAAGTCTTGTCAATTGCAGCAAAAATACCAG AGGTAGAGAAAGTAGCTATAGAAGGGGAAGAAAAGAATGagctgatggcgataggtgaggAAATTGATGCAGTAGAGTTGGTCACTATACTTAGGAAGAAAGTAGGTTTTGCCGACATTGTGAGTATTGGTCCAGTTGATGGTGAAAAGAAAGAAGGTGATAACAAAGAAGAAAAGCAGAAAGGAGGTGATGATAACAAAGGCGAAGAAGTTGCAAACTCAATATTCCCATTGGTCTATGGCAGTGGATTAATACCcccttttcaaatttgggaaGTTAGAGATCCCTATTGCTCCATTTTGTGA
- the LOC107778128 gene encoding uncharacterized protein LOC107778128 isoform X1 — protein sequence MKKKVVIKVSITGNSHPILKKFLVDFLKLKYLAKCWGNKSQDSRSKVLSIAAKIPEVEKVAIEGEEKNELMAIGEEIDAVELVTILRKKVGFADIVSIGPVDGEKKEGDNKEEKQKGGDDNKGEEVANSIFPLVYGSGLIPPFQIWEVRDPYCSIL from the exons ATGAAG AAAAAAGTTGTCATTAAGGTTTCTATTACTGGAAACTCCCATCCCATCCTGAAGAAGTTTCTTGTGGATTTTTTGAAGCTAAAGTACCTTGCCAAATGTTGGGGGAACAAATCTCAAGATTCTAGATCCAAAGTCTTGTCAATTGCAGCAAAAATACCAG AGGTAGAGAAAGTAGCTATAGAAGGGGAAGAAAAGAATGagctgatggcgataggtgaggAAATTGATGCAGTAGAGTTGGTCACTATACTTAGGAAGAAAGTAGGTTTTGCCGACATTGTGAGTATTGGTCCAGTTGATGGTGAAAAGAAAGAAGGTGATAACAAAGAAGAAAAGCAGAAAGGAGGTGATGATAACAAAGGCGAAGAAGTTGCAAACTCAATATTCCCATTGGTCTATGGCAGTGGATTAATACCcccttttcaaatttgggaaGTTAGAGATCCCTATTGCTCCATTTTGTGA
- the LOC107778129 gene encoding uncharacterized protein LOC107778129, which translates to MAVGEDQTEAEIGEKGQMQKLHLWSAIIQTIADKGKSSSPIGGRKSWADEVEEELQSLPPKESIWDKFDITKINKAGFKLEYVAPLVQGETSITAIELEDITSEIEYWNISVVCYVLGAHPPYAIIKGYIKRMWSKHGISQIVMLKNGIILVRFETEAAKNEVLQGSIFHLDNKPFIVKAWNSDMEFSKEEIQTVPIWIKLPGFDFKYWSPKGLRKIGSLVGKPLMVDQNTETGVGLNFARLLVEVGLDTKLPDIMIFRNEKGQMIEQRVVYDRRPTLCKFCHQYGHDNADCMKKSDKKGQQVQEKQGNILLMEA; encoded by the coding sequence ATGGCAGTGGGGGAAGACCAAACTGAAGCTGAAATTGGGGAAAAAGGTCAGATGCAGAAATTGCATCTATGGAGTGCGATTATTCAAACAATAGCTGATAAGGGAAAGAGCTCATCTCCGATTGGTGGAAGGAAGTCATGGGCTGATGAAGTTGAGGAGGAACTGCAATCCCTACCTCCAAAAGAGTCCATATGGGATAAATTTGACATTACAAAGATTAACAAAGCTGGATTTAAACTCGAATATGTTGCTCCTCTTGTGCAAGGTGAGACCTCTATCACTGCAATTGAATTAGAGGACATAACCTCAGAAATTGAGTATTGGAATATATCTGTTGTGTGTTATGTGTTGGGAGCCCATCCTCCATATGCAATAATCAAAGGATACATTAAAAGGATGTGGTCAAAACATGGAATAAGTCAAATTGTGATGCTAAAAAATGGTATTATTCTGGTAAGGTTTGAAACAGAGGCTGCAAAAAATGAAGTTTTACAGGGAAGCATTTTCCATTTAGACAATAAACCTTTTATTGTTAAAGCATGGAACTCTGATATGGAGTTTTCAAAGGAAGAAATACAAACGGTTCCAATATGGATTAAATTACCAGGGTTTGACTTCAAGTATTGGAGCCCTAAGGGATTGAGAAAGATAGGAAGCTTAGTTGGGAAGCCACTTATGGTAGACCAAAATACAGAAACTGGAGTTGGATTGAATTTTGCTAGGCTTCTGGTGGAGGTAGGTCTAGACACTAAATTGCCTGACATTATGATATTTAGGAATGAAAAAGGTCAAATGATTGAGCAAAGGGTTGTATATGACCGAAGACCTACCCTATGTAAATTTTGCCACCAATATGGGCATGATAATGCAGATTGCATGAAGAAAAGTGATAAGAAGGGTCAACAGGTACAAGAGAAACAGGGGAATATACTTCTGATGGAAGCATAA
- the LOC142167387 gene encoding uncharacterized protein LOC142167387, producing the protein MFEGWNYITNLEAHYNGRVLIAWRPDYNKVNYIISFVYAFNTKEERRTLWQEIITLSSGSIKAWLVVGDFNSVLSSEDRMGGNPVTWAELVDFKTCIYKSGLMELAHNGQIFTWNDKGEGQRIYSKIDWMFINNEWLHSMSTCKAIYLAEEISDHFPINITMGDINVKQRRTFKYCNVWSKHTQFLRVIEKGWEMHVEGCKTFQVLRKMKLLKRELRKLNTQHYKNIVTEA; encoded by the exons ATGTTTGAAGGATGGAATTAtattactaatcttgaagcacaCTATAATGGAAGAGTGTTGATTGCTTGGAGGCCAGATTACAATAAG GTGAACTACATAATATCATTCGTATATGCTTTCaatacaaaagaagaaaggagaacCCTCTGGCAAGAGATAATAACACTAAGCAGCGGGAGCATAAAGGCTTGGCTTGTGGTTGGTGACTTTAATTCAGTATTAAGTAGTGAAGATAGAATGGGTGGGAACCCAGTCACATGGGCAGAGTTAGTCGACTTTAAAACCTGCATATATAAGAGTGGTTTGATGGAGTTAGCTCACAATGGCCAGATATTTACCTGGAATGATAAAGGGGAAGGTCAAAGGATATACTCAAAAATAGATTGGATGTTTATCAATAATGAATGGTTGCATAGCATGTCCACATGTAAAGCAATATATTTGGCAGAGGAAATTAGTGATCATTTCCCTATAAATATCACAATGGGAGACATCAATGTTAAGCAGAGAAGAACTTTCAAGTACTGTAATGTATGGTCCAAGCATACTCAGTTCTTGAGAGTGATTGAAAAAGGCTGGGAAATGCACGTGGAAGGATGTAAAACGTTTCAAGTTTTAAGGAAGATGAAGCTTCTTAAAAGAGAGCTTAGGAAGCTTAATACACAACACTACAAGAATATAGTCACTGAAGCATAG